A single window of Pyxidicoccus xibeiensis DNA harbors:
- the sufC gene encoding Fe-S cluster assembly ATPase SufC — protein MALLSVRNLHARVAGKDILKGIDLEVRPGEVHAIMGPNGSGKSTLASVLAGRDGYEVTQGEVLFDGKPLLALSPEERATSGVFLAFQYPVEIPGVGNLHFLRTALNAQRRVRGLEELDAMDFLQLAREKSKLVQLDAAFMNRSVNEGFSGGEKKRNEIFQMAVLEPRLAILDETDSGLDIDALRTVAGGVNALRSPERGMVLITHYQRLLDYIVPDHVHVIAAGRIIRSGGRELALELEEKGYSWLGLQDGKTAAPKGGEARR, from the coding sequence ATGGCTTTGCTGTCTGTTCGCAACCTGCACGCCCGCGTGGCGGGCAAGGACATCCTGAAGGGCATCGACCTGGAGGTGCGCCCCGGAGAGGTGCACGCCATCATGGGCCCCAACGGCTCCGGGAAGAGCACGCTGGCCAGCGTGCTGGCGGGCCGTGACGGCTATGAAGTCACGCAGGGCGAGGTGCTGTTCGACGGCAAGCCCCTGCTGGCGCTGTCGCCCGAGGAGCGCGCCACGTCGGGCGTGTTCCTCGCCTTCCAGTACCCGGTGGAGATTCCGGGCGTGGGCAACCTGCACTTCCTGCGCACCGCGCTCAACGCGCAGCGCCGGGTGCGGGGGCTGGAGGAGCTGGACGCGATGGACTTCCTCCAGCTCGCCCGGGAGAAGTCGAAGCTGGTGCAGCTGGACGCGGCCTTCATGAACCGCTCGGTGAACGAGGGGTTCTCCGGCGGCGAGAAGAAGCGGAACGAAATCTTCCAGATGGCGGTGCTGGAGCCGCGGCTGGCCATCCTCGACGAGACGGACTCCGGCCTGGACATCGACGCGCTGCGCACGGTGGCCGGCGGCGTCAATGCGCTGCGCTCGCCGGAGCGGGGCATGGTGCTGATCACGCACTACCAGCGGCTCCTGGACTACATCGTCCCGGACCACGTGCACGTCATCGCGGCGGGGCGCATCATCCGCTCGGGCGGGCGCGAGCTGGCGCTGGAGCTGGAGGAGAAGGGCTACAGCTGGCTGGGGCTGCAGGACGGCAAGACGGCCGCGCCGAAGGGCGGGGAGGCCCGGCGATGA
- the sufB gene encoding Fe-S cluster assembly protein SufB, with protein MTTDTLQELTRRPYEAGFVSAVESDTFPPGLSEDVIRQISEKKGEPAFLLEWRLKAYRHWLTMKEPNWQAVKYAPIDYQAISYYSAPKQKPKKGSLDEVDPEILRTYEKLGIPLHEQKLMQNVAVDAVFDSVSVATTFKDKLAKAGVIFCSFSEAVREHPELVRKYLGTVVPYSDNFFAALNSAVFSDGSFVYIPKGVRCPMELSTYFRINTAETGQFERTLIVADEGSTVSYLEGCTAPQRDTNQLHAAVVELVALDGANIKYSTVQNWYPGDAQGRGGIYNFVTKRGIAHRASKISWTQVETGSAITWKYPSVILKGDDSVGEFYSVALTNNLQQADTGTKMVHIGKNSRSTIVSKGISAGRGQNTYRGLVKVLKSAENARNYTQCDSLLLGDKCGAHTVPYIEVKNASAQVEHEASTSKIGEDQLFYCRQRGISQEDAVSMIVNGFCRQVFKELPMEFAVEAQKLLGVSLEGSVG; from the coding sequence ATGACCACCGACACCCTCCAGGAGCTGACCCGCCGGCCGTACGAGGCCGGCTTCGTCTCGGCGGTGGAGTCGGACACGTTTCCGCCCGGGCTGAGCGAGGACGTCATCCGCCAGATTTCCGAGAAGAAGGGCGAGCCGGCCTTCCTGCTCGAGTGGCGCCTCAAGGCGTACCGCCACTGGCTCACCATGAAGGAGCCGAACTGGCAGGCCGTGAAGTACGCGCCCATCGACTACCAGGCCATCAGCTACTACTCGGCGCCGAAGCAGAAGCCGAAGAAGGGCAGCCTGGACGAGGTGGACCCCGAAATCCTCCGCACCTACGAGAAGCTCGGGATTCCGCTGCACGAGCAGAAGCTGATGCAGAACGTCGCGGTGGACGCCGTCTTCGACTCGGTGTCCGTGGCCACCACGTTCAAGGACAAGCTGGCGAAGGCGGGCGTCATCTTCTGCTCGTTCTCCGAGGCCGTGCGCGAGCACCCGGAGCTGGTGAGGAAGTACCTGGGCACGGTGGTGCCGTACTCGGACAACTTCTTCGCGGCGCTCAACTCGGCCGTCTTCAGCGACGGCTCGTTCGTCTACATCCCCAAGGGCGTGCGCTGCCCCATGGAGCTGTCCACGTACTTCCGCATCAACACGGCGGAGACGGGCCAGTTCGAGCGCACCCTCATCGTCGCCGACGAGGGCTCCACGGTGAGCTACCTGGAGGGCTGCACCGCGCCCCAGCGCGACACCAACCAGCTGCACGCGGCGGTGGTGGAGCTGGTCGCCCTGGACGGCGCCAACATCAAGTACTCCACGGTGCAGAACTGGTACCCGGGGGACGCGCAGGGCCGCGGCGGCATCTACAACTTCGTCACCAAGCGCGGAATCGCCCACCGGGCCTCCAAGATTTCGTGGACGCAGGTGGAGACGGGCTCGGCGATTACGTGGAAGTACCCGAGCGTCATCCTCAAGGGGGATGACTCGGTGGGCGAGTTCTACTCCGTCGCGCTCACCAACAACCTGCAGCAGGCGGACACGGGCACGAAGATGGTGCACATCGGGAAGAACTCCCGCAGCACCATCGTGTCCAAGGGCATCTCCGCGGGGCGCGGGCAGAACACGTACCGGGGCCTGGTGAAGGTGCTCAAGAGCGCGGAGAACGCGCGCAACTACACGCAGTGCGACTCGCTGCTCCTGGGTGACAAGTGCGGCGCCCACACGGTGCCGTACATCGAGGTGAAGAACGCGTCCGCGCAGGTGGAGCACGAGGCGTCCACGTCGAAGATTGGCGAGGACCAGCTCTTCTACTGCCGGCAGCGCGGAATCTCGCAGGAGGACGCGGTGTCGATGATCGTCAATGGCTTCTGCCGCCAGGTGTTCAAGGAACTCCCGATGGAGTTCGCGGTGGAGGCGCAGAAGCTGCTCGGGGTGAGCCTCGAGGGGAGCGTGGGGTAG
- a CDS encoding SUF system Fe-S cluster assembly regulator produces MLRMSKMTDYGIVLMTELARAEGDTRTTRELAARTRVPLPSASKVLKGLLQAGLVVSHRGASGGYGLARPAAELSLAELVAALEGPVALTECGVHTTGGAPCELEAVCQVRGHWRLINTAIQDALGRLSLADLVAPAPRVPERLVGLGVPSRPAPSASTASPSTASASGVRS; encoded by the coding sequence ATGCTTCGGATGAGCAAGATGACCGACTACGGCATCGTGCTGATGACCGAGCTGGCCCGCGCGGAGGGTGACACGCGCACCACTCGCGAGCTGGCGGCGCGCACCCGTGTGCCGTTGCCCTCGGCCAGCAAGGTGCTCAAGGGCCTGCTTCAGGCGGGCCTGGTGGTGTCCCACCGTGGGGCCAGCGGCGGCTACGGGCTGGCGCGCCCCGCCGCCGAGCTGTCCTTGGCGGAGCTGGTCGCCGCGCTGGAGGGCCCGGTGGCCCTCACCGAGTGCGGCGTCCACACCACGGGCGGTGCGCCCTGCGAGCTGGAGGCCGTCTGCCAGGTGCGTGGGCACTGGCGCCTCATCAACACCGCCATCCAGGACGCGCTGGGCCGCCTGTCGCTGGCGGACCTGGTTGCCCCCGCGCCGCGCGTGCCCGAGCGCCTGGTGGGCCTGGGCGTCCCGTCGCGGCCCGCGCCTTCGGCCAGCACCGCCTCACCTTCCACTGCTTCCGCATCAGGAGTCCGTTCATGA